The following are encoded in a window of Pangasianodon hypophthalmus isolate fPanHyp1 chromosome 14, fPanHyp1.pri, whole genome shotgun sequence genomic DNA:
- the numa1 gene encoding nuclear mitotic apparatus protein 1 isoform X3 — MALHPAKEEALLVWINGLQLDSLQPVQRITQLQDGNLLLKLVYKLKGEEPSQAPVHLPQAERLSIISDFLHSVCHVEECVLLTLAKGKMLELELTKVVLLLCYYGLVNNNLVPKVEFETELQMATMLRYVQQGASGLSLREGLDKLLTTSSLIHTSSVSSMSSHSEDGSPVFSRSRRSPLVDFVELNTVASSSFVGSPLQELMSTPQVQVKRLRKELAREEDVRDELERELAERITLLSEKEGQISQLQHRLQRLQRDQEEMEKEHKATLTELQQKNDGLLTRVHEVLKQCRDLKTDNSQKERRIDELMEENGTLAAQVRNAFAQLARAEEEVAKITEAHDSSQTEWGNRRDLLQRELSQALTDRECLTEQIQILQGKISVLEDELAKLSQQPQEKGEVLGPIVEREELMQELADLTLKLSQLEETISLLEKQKMAVETLLAEERRSFEKETLRLEGRISDLQQSLNNIQAEKEAQEQASRNKQDTLTSQIAALETELTRLQQLEVQLTAEIAASAELRQQRGVLEAKVASLEDMVNMLQSKCQNMEAENTAQQEILNAVRADLQNAQISLVEYEKKLAGHQKVVEENASLRARISALDDTIANLQTEIDAERKRGDELLTAKEKQTALMDEKFQKQEQKAQEMYAELETLSQELRKMKHQNLDAESRIEKLTQEGTDLKASLAEERDRGQAQLDLVNKAKEAREMELRQIITENQSKISELQSKIEGTVESLKQSESELSVLKEKIISKDGELVIQQQELAHLQNKADNLQRQLLEVEGLSQQLRQDVVSKDREVQHLKVELEQKEGEIQSLKVSLQSIEVRSTEMRDLHQKEVEQQRLAIADLKLQLAEAEKLILEKVKTLEDLAQQLKDLKEELSIERQRVATLEISFKASKEAHEIQEQTLRLEVTQLQQENDGHLKKLEESLNEINSLKEEMSRQQDVALQKEREVSVLAAQNKSLEENFGQLQNKLAEVTTLATERQSELLKLQEEVQHQENLRAKAQEIEETQCNELQREVTELQARVQELTSLASERDIQLSSLCEKMKEQEVYSQKHLQKAEEALQKELENVVDLKGQLESAKHQTAAKNELLESTEEKLKQMELMYQQKETLASEACQAKETLERTVTELCSKQKQDLDRYQQDLETLTKDKEHLSLVNASLQSECQTLQTESKEQQETLNAFKADLQSTQDQYERDLEALKKEKEHLQDECQSLQTENKGQQEALNTLKADLQKTQEGYQKDLEIMKKEKEHLSSVKQSLQMECQNLQTENKVQLEELNVLKADLQSTRNGYQQEIETLKNEKEHLSSVTQSLQSECQTLQAEKTGQQEELNAIKADLQENKDKYEKDLEILKNEKDQLSSVNQSLQTEYQTLKVEYKEQQETLNALKVDLQNAQDGFQQELETLKKEQEHLCSVNQSLQSDCENLQAEKTGQQEELNALRADLQKSKDKYEKDMETLKNEKEQLALVNQSLQSECQNLQAVKTGQAEELNALKADLQEGKDKYQKDLETLKNEKEHLSSVNQSLQTECQTLQAENKGQQEMLNALKVDLQNAQDGFQQELETLKKEQEHLCSVNQSLQSDCENLQAEKTGQQEELNALRADLQESKDKYEKDMETLKNEKEQLALVNQSLQSECQNLQAVKTGQAEELNALKADLQEGKDKYQKDLETLKNEKEHLSSVNQSLQTECQTLQAENKGQQEMLNALKVDLQNAQDGFQQELETLKKEQEHLCSVNQSLQSDCENLQAEKTGQQEELNALRADLQESKDKYEKDMETLKNEKEQLALVNQSLQSECQNLQAVKTGQAEELNALKADLQEGKDKYQKDLETLKNEKEHLSSVNQSLQTECQTLQAENKGQQEMLNALKADLQNAQDGFQQELETLKKEQEHLCSVNQKDLETLKNEKEQLALVNQSLQAEKMGQAEELNALKADLQQNNDKYHKDLETLTNEKDHLASVNQSLHEDLEAAQKVRAELISVKEVAQQRENEHENQVKELQMKIKEFSTLAVEREAEVKNLHLEVKQQEASRLSAQESEKALRAELQTKVPQLQIQVEEASKLASERKSELSLLQDQYKESEKQKQDACQANEVLEKAVSELRLKQKRELEEYHQQLEALGKEKDALTTVNQSLLAEREAQQEALNDLQSGLQQEVKTLKKEKEHLSSVNQSLQRECDVSQRLGAELEAMVKEHTESIRAMKEDIQKKEKQNQELQKTVEHYKGQVEKAKTHYNGKKQQLLEEQEARQTLQASLETNEREAKTLKAELKLVSMELEKIKASEKSLMVKVKNLETQLDYADRQLREQRKQGSQKVQVKPRESVYMKNPDNPQNASTDSLDLDLDDSLNAIGKQSVPGESSTPLVRSSERLAAKRRAQDGSLETLFFTPMMPRGKKRDDAAQDHKLESSITSLGELTLDSARKPSSSVRRRRTTQVINITMTKKTLGGAADADESFFSLHSAQSQPNLASHKARPISAEIFEDPNKLLSLPGYRRSNAHGTVPPRASSVFCIGSEYEPDHTADDWMRLAELQSRNKACLPHLKSSYPLESRPSLGFSHLPVTDEDVRTGDPNETIRRASMIPSQLKDSVASHRLSLAPPAAAAHGHAPSQRAPQVSKARELRSTRSPLAPKRPAMQVQDSDTPEAKKAVSCFPRTPKGRNLRSSNSQNVAPSPADRRQSMAFVIDNTPKKVVRGDSRLQRGINKFRKSPRTASTKSPKIISSAKKLMKVRMKM; from the exons ATGGCACTGCATCCAGCCAAGGAGGAGGCGCTTCTGGTGTGG ATCAACGGTCTGCAGCTGGACAGTCTGCAGCCGGTGCAGCGAATCACACAGCTGCAGGATGGAAATCTGCTCCTCAAACTCGTCTATAAACT GAAAGGGGAGGAGCCCAGCCAGGCTCCTGTGCACCTGCCTCAAGCAGAAAGGCTGTCAATCATCTCTGACTTCCTCCACA gtGTGTGTCATGTGGAAGAGTGTGTCCTCCTCACACTGGCCAAGGGAAAGATGCTAGAGTTGGAGCTCACCAAG gttGTGCTGCTCCTGTGCTACTACGGACTCGTTAACAACAATCTGGTGCCCAAAGTGGAGTTTGAAACCGAG ctGCAGATGGCGACCATGTTGCGTTATGTTCAGCAGGGAGCGAGCGGTCTGTCTCTGCGTGAAGGTCTGGACAAACTCCTCACCACAAGCT CTCTGATCCACACTTCGTCTGTGAGCAGTATGTCCTCTCACAGCGAGGACGGCTCGCCCGTTTTCTCCCGGTCACGCCGCTCACCGCTCGTCGACTTTGTCGAGCTCAACACCGTGGCCTCCAGCTCGTTTGTCGG ctctcCGCTGCAGGAGCTGATGAGCACGCCTCAGGTGCAGGTGAAGCGGCTGCGTAAGGAGTTAGCACGTGAGGAAGACGTGCGAGACGAACTAGAACGAGAGCTGGCTGAGCGCATCACCCTCCTCTCAGAGAAAG AGGGACAGATCAGTCAGCTTCAGCACAGGCTGCAGCGCTTGCAGAGGGAtcaggaggagatggagaaggaGCACAAAGCTACACTGACTGAGCTGCAGCAGAAGAACGATGG tctCCTCACGCGGGTACACGAGGTCCTAAAGCAGTGTCGAGACCTTAAAACAGACAACAGTCAGAAAGAGAGACGGATTGACGAGCTGATGGAGGAGAATGGCACTCTCGCCGCACAg gTGAGAAACGCCTTCGCCCAGCTTGCGAGGGCCGAGGAGGAAGTCGCTAAAATAACAGAAGCTCACGATTCGTCCCAGACGGAGTGGGGGAACAGGAGGGACTTGCTGCAGAGAGAGCTAAGCCAGGCCCTCACGGACAGG GAATGTCTTACTGAGCAAATTCAGATCTTACAAGGAAAGATCTCCGTTTTGGAGGATGAACTCGCCAAACTCTCACAGCAACCCCAAGAGAAAGGTGAAGTCCTGGGACCGATTGTAGAG CGAGAGGAACTGATGCAGGAACTCGCAGACTTGACTCTAAAACTTTCCCAACTTGAAGAAACCATTTCCCTCCTTGAGAAGCAGAAAATGGCCGTCGAAACACTATTAGCAGAAGAGAGAAGGTCTTTCGAAAAGGAAACCCTGCGCTTGGAGGGACGTATCTCAGATCTTCAGCAGTCGCTAAACAATATACAAGCAGAGAAGGAAGCTCAGGAACAGGCCTCAAGGAACAAACAGGACACTCTTACCTCCCAGATAGCAGCTTTGGAAACTGAACTGACTCGTCTTCAACAGCTAGAAGTCCAGCTAACAGCAGAGATCGCTGCATCTGCTGAACTTCGGCAGCAACGTGGGGTGCTGGAGGCAAAGGTCGCCTCATTGGAGGATATGGTTAATATGCTACAATCCAAGTGCCAAAACATGGAGGCAGAAAATACAGCACAGCAGGAAATTCTTAATGCTGTCAGGGCTGACCTGCAAAATGCCCAAATTTCCCTTGTGGAATACGAAAAAAAGTTGGCAGGCCATCAAAAAGTGGTAGAGGAGAATGCCTCTCTCCGTGCCAGAATCTCTGCATTGGATGATACCATTGCAAATCTGCAAACTGAGATTGATGCCGAGAGGAAAAGAGGCGATGAGCTTCTTACAGCGAAAGAGAAGCAGACAGCTTTGATGGACGAAAAGTTCCAAAAACAGGAGCAAAAAGCTCAGGAGATGTATGCAGAACTAGAGACTCTGAGCCAAGAACTTCGCAAAATGAAGCATCAGAACCTTGATGCTGAATCACGTATAGAGAAGTTAACCCAAGAAGGAACAGACCTTAAAGCAAGTCTAGCAGAGGAGCGAGATCGAGGCCAGGCACAACTGGATCTAGTAAACAAGGCCAAAGAGGCGAGGGAGATGGAACTGCGGCAAATTATTACAGAAAATCAGAGCAAAATATCAGAGTTACAGAGTAAGATTGAGGGAACTGTTGAGTCACTGAAGCAAAGCGAATCTGAACTGTCAgtgctgaaagaaaaaattatttctaaagaTGGAGAACTCGTCATACAACAACAGGAACTGGCCCACCTTCAAAATAAGGCAGACAATCTGCAAAGGCAGCTCTTGGAAGTTGAAGGGCTTTCACAACAACTGAGACAGGATGTGGTATCTAAAGACAGGGAAGTCCAACACTTGAAGGTGGAGCTTGaacagaaagaaggagagatcCAGTCCCTTAAGGTCAGCCTTCAGTCTATTGAGGTGAGGTCCACTGAAATGCGTGATCTTCACCAGAAGGAAGTTGAACAGCAGAGGCTTGCTATCGCAGACCTGAAGTTGCAACTTGCTGAAGCTGAGAAACTTATCTTGGAGAAAGTTAAAACTCTGGAAGATCTTGCCCAGCAGTTAAAGGACTTAAAGGAAGAACTTTCCATCGAAAGGCAGAGAGTTGCTACATTGGAAATTAGTTTCAAGGCTTCAAAAGAGGCCCATGAAATCCAGGAGCAGACTTTGAGACTGGAGGTTACACAACTGCAGCAGGAGAATGATGGACATTTGAAGAAGTTGGAAGAGTCATTAAATGAGATTAATTCCCTCAAGGAGGAAATGTCCCGCCAACAGGATGTTGCACTCCAGAAGGAACGAGAGGTTTCTGTTTTAGCAGCACAAAACAAATCTCTGGAGGAAAACTTTGGTCAACTTCAGAATAAACTAGCAGAGGTGACTACACTAGCTACAGAAAGACAATCTGAGCTACTCAAGCTTCAAGAGGAGGTCCAGCATCAAGAGAATCTCAGAGCAAAAGCTCAGGAAATTGAGGAGACTCAATGTAATGAGCTTCAAAGAGAGGTAACTGAACTTCAAGCTAGAGTTCAGGAGCTTACTAGTCTTGCTTCTGAAAGAGACATACAGCTTAGTTCTCTTTGTGAAAAGATGAAAGAACAGGAAGTCTACAGCCAGAAACACCTTCAGAAAGCTGAAGAAGCTCTTCAGAAAGAACTTGAGAACGTAGTAGACTTGAAAGGGCAACTTGAGTCTGCTAAGCATCAGACTGCAGCTAAAAACGAGCTTTTGGAGTCAACGgaagaaaagctgaaacaaATGGAGCTCATGTACCAACAGAAAGAGACCCTTGCTAGTGAAGCTTGTCAGGCCAAGGAAACTTTAGAGAGAACAGTGACTGAGCTTTGCAGTAAGCAGAAGCAAGATTTGGACAGGTACCAGCAAGATTTAGAGACCTTGACAAAGGACAAGGAACACCTGTCTTTGGTGAATGCATCGCTCCAGAGTGAATGCCAGACCTTGCAGACAGAGAGCAAGGAGCAACAGGAgacattaaatgcatttaaggCTGACCTGCAGAGCACCCAAGATCAATATGAGAGAGATCTAGAAGCCCTGAAGAAGGAAAAGGAGCATCTCCAGGATGAGTGCCAGAGCTTGCAGACTGAGAACAAGGGACAGCAAGAGGCTCTGAATACCCTGAAGGCTGATCTTCAGAAAACCCAAGAAGGGTATCAGAAAGATTTGGAGATcatgaaaaaagagaaggaacatCTCTCTTCAGTAAAACAGTCCCTCCAGATGGAGTGTCAGAACTTACAGACAGAGAATAAGGTGCAGCTGGAGGAGTTAAATGTCCTGAAGGCTGACTTACAGAGCACCCGAAATGGGTATCAGCAAGAGATAGAAACATTAAAGAATGAGAAGGAACATCTCTCTTCAGTGACCCAGTCCCTCCAGAGTGAGTGCCAAACCTTGCAGGCAGAGAAAACTGGGCAACAGGAGGAGTTGAACGCCATCAAGGCTGACCTGCaagaaaacaaagataaatatgaaaaagatCTGGAGATCTTGAAGAATGAGAAGGATCAGCTCTCTTCTGTGAACCAGTCCCTCCAGACTGAGTACCAAACCTTGAAAGTAGAGTACAAGGAACAACAGGAGACACTTAATGCTCTCAAGGTAGACCTACAGAATGCCCAAGATGGGTTCCAACAAGAGTTAGAAACTTTGAAGAAGGAACAGGAACATCTCTGTTCTGTGAACCAGTCCCTCCAGAGTGATTGCGAGAACCTGCAGGCAGAGAAAACAGGGCAACAGGAGGAGTTGAATGCCCTCAGGGCTGACCTGCAAAAAAGCAAAGATAAATACGAAAAAGATATGGAAACCTTGAAGAATGAGAAGGAACAACTTGCATTAGTGAACCAGTCCCTCCAGAGTGAGTGCCAGAACCTGCAGGCAGTGAAAACGGGGCAAGCGGAGGAGTTAAATGCCCTCAAGGCTGACCTGCAAGAAGGCAAAGATAAATACCAAAAAGACCTAGAGACTTTGAAGAATGAAAAGGAACACCTCTCTTCTGTGAACCAGTCCCTTCAGACTGAGTGCCAAACCTTGCAAGCAGAGAACAAGGGACAACAGGAGATGCTTAATGCTCTCAAGGTAGACCTACAGAATGCCCAAGATGGGTTCCAACAAGAGTTAGAAACTTTGAAGAAGGAACAGGAACATCTCTGTTCTGTGAACCAGTCCCTCCAGAGTGATTGCGAGAACCTGCAGGCAGAGAAAACAGGGCAACAGGAGGAGTTGAATGCCCTCAGGGCTGACCTGCAAGAAAGCAAAGATAAATACGAAAAAGATATGGAAACCTTGAAGAATGAGAAGGAACAACTTGCATTAGTGAACCAGTCCCTCCAGAGTGAGTGCCAGAACCTGCAGGCAGTGAAAACGGGGCAAGCGGAGGAGTTAAATGCCCTCAAGGCTGACCTGCAAGAAGGCAAAGATAAATACCAAAAAGACCTAGAGACTTTGAAGAATGAAAAGGAACACCTCTCTTCTGTGAACCAGTCCCTTCAGACTGAGTGCCAAACCTTGCAAGCAGAGAACAAGGGACAACAGGAGATGCTTAATGCTCTCAAGGTAGACCTACAGAATGCCCAAGATGGGTTCCAACAAGAGTTAGAAACTTTGAAGAAGGAACAGGAACATCTCTGTTCTGTGAACCAGTCCCTCCAGAGTGATTGCGAGAACCTGCAGGCAGAGAAAACAGGGCAACAGGAGGAGTTGAATGCCCTCAGGGCTGACCTGCAAGAAAGCAAAGATAAATACGAAAAAGATATGGAAACCTTGAAGAATGAGAAGGAACAACTTGCATTAGTGAACCAGTCCCTCCAGAGTGAGTGCCAGAACCTGCAGGCAGTGAAAACGGGGCAAGCGGAGGAGTTAAATGCCCTCAAGGCTGACCTGCAAGAAGGCAAAGATAAATACCAAAAAGACCTAGAGACTTTGAAGAATGAAAAGGAACACCTCTCTTCTGTGAACCAGTCCCTTCAGACTGAGTGCCAAACCTTGCAAGCAGAGAACAAGGGACAACAGGAGATGCTTAATGCTCTCAAGGCAGACCTACAGAATGCCCAAGATGGGTTCCAACAAGAGTTAGAAACTTTGAAGAAGGAACAGGAACATCTCTGTTCTGTGAACCAAAAAGATCTGGAAACCTTGAAGAATGAGAAGGAACAGCTTGCTTTAGTGAACCAGAGCCTCCAGGCAGAGAAAATGGGGCAAGCGGAGGAGTTAAATGCCCTCAAGGCTGATCTGCAACAAAACAATGATAAATACCACAAAGATCTGGAGACCTTAACGAACGAGAAGGATCATCTTGCCTCAGTGAACCAGTCCCTTCATGAAGACCTTGAGGCAGCCCAGAAGGTGCGAGCAGAACTGATCTCTGTCAAAGAAGTCGCTCAACAGCGAGAAAATGAGCATGAAAACCAAGTTAAGGAACTACAGATGAAGATTAAAGAATTTTCAACACTAGCTGTTGAAAGAGAGGCTGAAGTTAAAAATCTTCACCTAGAAGTAAAGCAGCAAGAAGCTTCAAGGCTCAGCGCTCAAGAATCTGAGAAGGCTCTAAGAGCTGAATTACAGACAAAGGTTCCTCAACTTCAAATCCAGGTTGAAGAAGCCTCTAAACTTGCATCTGAGAGAAAGTCTGAGCTGAGTTTGCTCCAAGATCAGTATAAGGAGTCTGAGAAGCAGAAGCAAGATGCCTGTCAGGCTAACGAAGTCTTGGAGAAAGCAGTTTCTGAGCTGCGCCTCAAGCAAAAACGAGAGCTTGAGGAGTACCATCAGCAACTGGAAGCCTTGGGAAAGGAGAAAGATGCCCTTACCACTGTAAACCAGTCCCTCCTGGCTGAGAGAGAGGCACAACAGGAGGCTCTGAATGACCTACAGAGTGGCTTGCAGCAGGAGGTGAagacactgaaaaaagaaaaggagcaTCTGTCTTCAGTAAACCAATCACTTCAGAGGGAGTGTGATGTGTCTCAGAGACTCGGAGCAGAGCTGGAGGCGATGGTGAAAGAGCACACTGAATCAATCCGGGCTATGAAGGAGGATATCCAGAAGAAAGAGAAGCAGAACCAAGAACTACAGAAAACAGTGGAGCACTACAAAGGACAG GTAGAAAAGGCAAAAACTCATTACAATggtaaaaaacaacaactcctGGAGGAGCAGGAAGCACGTCAGACCCTTCAGGCCTCTTTGGAAACCAATGAGAGAGAGGCAAAGACTTTGAAGGCTGAGCTAAAACTTGTCTCCATGGAGCTGGAGAAGATCAAGGCATCTGAGAAGAGTTTGATGGTAAAGGTCAAGAACCTGGAGACGCAG ttggatTATGCAGACCGTCAGTTAAGAGAACAAAGAAAGCAGGGAAGCCAAAAGGTCCAGGTGAAACCCAGAGAAAGTGTTTACATGAAAAACCCAGACAATCCGCAGAATGCCAGCACGGACAGCCTGGACCTCGACCTGGATGATTCTCTGAATGCCATTGG TAAACAGTCAGTGCCTGGTGAGTCCAGCACTCCTTTGGTCCGAAGTTCTGAACGATTAGCGGCAAAACGCCGCGCTCAAGACGGATCACTAGAGACTCTATTCTTCACTCCCATGATGCCGCGGGGCAAGAAACGTGACGACGCAGCCCAGGACCACAAATTAGAAAGCAGCATCACGTCACTCGGAGAGCTAACTCTTGACTCAGCGAGGAAGCCGAGCTCTTCGGTCCGGAGACGACGCACCACACAAGTCATCAACATCACTATGACCAAG AAAACTCTCGGTGGTGCGGCAGACGCAGACGAATCTTTCTTCAGCCTGCACTCTGCTCAGTCGCAGCCCAATCTTGCCTCTCACAAAGCTCGTCCCATTTCAGCAGAGATCTTTGAGGATCCCAACAAACTTCTCAGCCTTCCTGGGTATCGCCGTAGCAATGCGCACGGCACCGTTCCCCCACGAG ccTCAAGCGTGTTCTGTATAGGATCTGAGTATGAGCCGGACCACACTGCTGATGACTGGATGAGACTCGCAGAGCTGCAGTCGCGTAATAAAGCCTGTTTACCTCATCTGAAGAGCAGCTACCCGCTGGAGTCCAGG CCCAGCCTGGGTTTCTCGCACCTGCCTGTAACCGACGAGGACGTTCGTACCGGCGACCCTAACGAGACCATCCGCCGTGCCTCCATGATCCCCTCTCAGCTCAAGGACTCCGTCGCTAGTCACCGCCTCTCCCTAGCTCCGCCTGCTGCAGCTGCTcatggccacgccccctcacaACGCGCACCCCAGGTCTCCAAAGCACGGGAACTGCGATCCACACGCAGCCCGCTGGCCCCTAAACGGCCCGCGATGCAAGTACAGGACTCGGACACGCCCGAG gcAAAGAAGGCAGTCAGCTGCTTCCCTCGAACTCCGAAAGGGAGGAACCTTCGCTCTAGCAACTCGCAGAACGTTGCACCCTCTCCG gccGATCGGAGGCAGTCCATGGCGTTCGTGATCGATAATACTCCTAAAAAAGTTGTGCGTGGGGACAGCAGGCTGCAGCGCGGCATCAACAAATTCCGCAAATCCCCTCGCACCGCCAGCACGAAGTCACCAAAGATCATCAGCAGTGCGAAGAAG CTGATGAAGGTCAGGATGAAGATGTGA